In Bactrocera oleae isolate idBacOlea1 chromosome 5, idBacOlea1, whole genome shotgun sequence, a genomic segment contains:
- the mxc gene encoding titin homolog isoform X1: MDAVVLHSDIARLVLGYLKRQKLESTSRLFCKTSPHLKHEFTVYRSGFTPHSFCPDLEDIICEYVNIKHIVDRFVSSLTSNQRFELFELKLPEKVKLLLERVLATNLKTQQGENSTHSKNNTKSNSTASSSINSDKENTTKKHPKQKRKRDSVAYSSDERVSPLFLSSKNIKRRRILEPFCFISAKQQNLQRQRKTVETPTTGGDQTQTDDENEEDTLDEDSNEPENEDENVPHDNETDLSLLEKPTKESTPRSKSTNGKFSTPSVPELSQAILDNPQFQMKLVDNINQALNNSKCSETQAEVSNVKASTSKLSANDNNLSEEQQIITSNEMLDQMVKDILKATEQDPTFDAIVENVVGASIQPTNASAGVQCNIDAASAAPQQLISVPAVYEQQEQQQQQQFAFVQQHQQQQLTLPTLSTISQQPTDSITAPRTPLIIRTAISASNTSQNGGAGDAQILSTLTANNSFGSLIDPNFSLSKLIVLNSNDSAQKQATAGEQIIGNVTADNLINHLSNVGDAAGDEQHVFIDNNTGQFLLLADEGILANFPFLLNGEGIIQQIPPGNTAAAGQQPQNTVMVSSAQKVNATEETQIEGRIEPCTACKKPQDGAIPSSLQSRTTVESETPSGSGIVNMKAFKSLSTPRKRTSHVRTLSFSPKITVGSPAEQKSSLRPNANAEECAELANSVDLTERPIIKNVEILPALGGPIEASANESSNSCSVPPLFVTEESSNQTVIKTELSLREIAVAEKTDKIQNKIKSVASGLHVDTPKRKQVRKTAVRACKRQLSKSSDESENKSDPTNESDQNEESEKSAPANESQPTEEQSVANLKDDKMMEEWLRLRNVSNRDLDSRLRQINAEQHAILPKSVRRDKNTSLKRRSLRRKKPIISKRMRKKARQEAHKKAMLAEREADASILEDDPKEFVKPDIRIVEKTKHGKCAIESRRVNKDRNSKEFNIKIPTPQKEKRESLTKTKGDCVESISADKVAAIDDTVDGTANAEPAVQTADNATVHASEEHKEQERDRRTANIACLLDTPFKAPTLMDEIPPTPGKPVHSLDTPAAKLRSVDDDMQLSSSYLFGSLTKSELNTPQLSAITPGLRFTPYGSSRDVTPRSATAPTDYSSGGSYYKPDESEDLDRNFEKILKDSAQKQRQAEEERVKLLEQHLNAEEVKSALFEEPRSTLVDGTEQAKTEAEEICVEIPAEKLRVEPIVLKRVKSFGAEGTEHTETTSNIDPHYTLVSELPEICAEGESSDSSSTISTSSSSSTNSTTSSSSSSSNSSTTTDEEQAAKHEKETPKKTADMSLSLDNLSTISSTEDEEWQKLAVTEEENSQLVSNDGEVRYPVRSWLTPSKVDSQAVVETHEQAPATTIKLTVPLKSAEKKNRLEDDLQQKRERMMEKLKQDAKQRRVKQPLATAAQAFEKSAALIASRKLTAMREKAKILPAKATMLPTNLEASQTKIAVEVQEKRTMEVLTALQLSAKKQVLQQTDIDAGKVPVRKPTAVPPMASLDDNATTTLFTQAPTTAAYELTEKTERLPLKTLISKVKAKQRQCVKIEALPSLKRTCTTSVGRKKIVRKPLGFKGTNAPETVFEPGQLEEVKTPHKATTKSVAEKDGNGEKDAVVSPVPRIRIKTPTGLTADRPSTLRVSPRLLGNKKSRLKDGNAYEKKDGKDDASGETIETAKHKKPLKAASKSKAATTAKRLLATAFKKSPVRTRITKNKKTAPTEVLEAKLTVEEQKQDEDKVRDEQPSEKSVLQKPIGQEILPVEHAKSDKSDSNEKIENPKPEKKKDTEKKEKESQQLGKLTKASKAPTEATKRNKEVEKTKQTVMPSAAETKFEKPTSKDATVTAQKRKPKDKIETAAAADDKEDMTKQKSAATFSSKIIIDASISNKNTKTQEATQELQTQKDTNGEGQESNVDKPDLKIKDQAIAKDNLTKESEAAEIAPKEVLAQAVHQSKILPTSTTNMESEALDTAETSEEDPLEHCELTSVTEEDPVRFISVIYDGPVGAPANPLPRRDFTNFKMVVAFDEEEKHIWRISNEVVLFNASPASQQIRNIPKKRKVRINTCDTDNDNITTVGVVHSTTTTTTAQQATTSTVSSSEERNQKDNSSNEAKPVATSTPISAPATSSTQDPRRRTTRITRNAVAGTEVASGSTVSAPPAQAATTSSAGPTDVLEIDDIESLLSRLHGKEN; encoded by the exons AACTTTTCGAACTCAAGCTGCCTGAGAAAGTCAAGTTATTGCTCGAGCGTGTATTGGCAACAAATTTGAAAACACAGCAAGGCGAAAATTCCACGCatagtaaaaataatacaaaaagcaATTCTACGGCTAGCAGCAGCATAAATTCAGATAAAGAGAACACAACTAAGAAGCATcctaaacaaaaaagaaaacg TGATTCAGTAGCGTACTCTTCTGATGAGCGCGTAAGTCCTTTATTCTTGagcagcaaaaatataaaacggCGCCGCATTTTAGAaccattttgttttataagtgcgaaacaacaaaatttacaacGCCAACGGAAAACTGTGGAAACACCTACGACAGGCGGTGACCAGACGCAGACAGATGATGAAAATGAAGAGGACACTCTTGATGAAGATAGTAATGAGCCGGAAAATGAAGATGAAAATGTGCCGCATGATAATGAAACGGATTTGTCACTACTGGAAAAGCCGACCAAAGAATCAACGCCGCGCAGCAAATCGACtaatggaaaattttcaacACCATCCGTGCCG gAACTTtcgcaagcaatattggataaTCCgcaatttcaaatgaaattagtAGATAATATTAATCAAGCGCTTAATAACTCGAAATGCAGTGAAACTCAAGCAGAAGTAAGCAATGTCAAGGCGTCCACTTCAAAGTTATCAGCTAATGACAATAATCTCTCGGAAGAGCAGCAAATTATTACATCCAATGAAATGTTGGATCAAATGGTCAAAGACATTTTGAAGGCTACTGAGCAGGACCCGACTTTCGATGCAATTGtcgaaaatgttgttggtg catccATACAGCCGACAAATGCCTCAGCAGGCGTACAATGTAATATCGATGCGGCATCAGCAGCACCACAACAACTTATTAGTGTGCCGGCTGTGTACGAGCAACaagaacagcaacagcaacaacaatttgcatttgtgcaacaacatcaacaacaacaattaactcTACCAACATTATCGACAATATCACAACAACCAACAGATTCGATTACAGCTCCACGTACACCCCTAATAATACGTACGGCTATATCGGCATCGAATACTTCACAGAATGGCGGTGCTGGCGATGCGCAAATTCTTTCGACGCTCACAGCAAATAATTCGTTCGGTTCCTTGATCGATCCGAACTTTTCGCTATCAAAGTTGATcgtattaaattcaaatgatAGTGCACAAAAGCAAGCAACGGCTGGTGAACAAATCATTGGAAATGTCACTGCTGACAATTTAATCAATCATTTATCTAATGTCGGCGATGCGGCCGGGGACGAGCAG CATGTTTTCATCGACAACAATACCGGTCAATTTTTACTTCTTGCCGACGAGGGTATATTGGCGAATTTTCCATTTCTTCTCAACGGTGAAGGTATAATTCAACAAATTCCACCGGGTAATACTG CCGCCGCAGGCCAACAGCCACAAAACACAGTTATGGTGTCCAGTGCACAGAAAGTAAATGCGACCGAAGAAACCCAAATCGAAGGTAGAATAGAGCCGTGCACCGCATGTAAAAAACCACAAGACGGTGCAATTCCCAGCTCGCTGCAATCACGTACAACTGTAGAAAGTGAGACGCCCAGTGGAAGTGGTATAGTGAATATGAAAGCCTTTAAAAGCTTGTCGACACCACGCAAACGCACCTCGCATGTGCGCACATTATCATTCTCACCGAAGATAACGGTTGGTAGTCCAGCTGAGCAGAAATCTAGCTTGCGTCCTAATGCCAACGCAGAGGAGTGCGCTGAGTTGGCCAATTCAGTTGATTTAACAGAGCGACCCATCATTAAAAATGTGGAAATTCTGCCAGCTTTAGGCGGACCCATCGAAGCGAGCGCAAATGAAAGCAGCAATAGCTGTAGCGTGCCGCCCTTATTCGTCACCGAGGAAAGTAGCAATCAAACTGTCATTAAAACCGAATTATCACTACGAGAGATCGCTGTAGCAGAGAAAACggacaaaattcaaaataaaataaaatcagttgCAAGTGGCCTGCATGTAGATACACCGAAACGCAAACAGGTTCGTAAAACAGCGGTACGCGCATGCAAACGTCAACTTTCGAAATCCTCGGATGAATCTGAAAACAAATCGGATCCTACAAACGAATCAGATCAAAATGAAGAATCCGAAAAAAGTGCGCCTGCAAATGAATCACAGCCTACAGAGGAGCAGAGTGTAGCTAATTTAAAAGATGACAAAATGATGGAGGAATGGTTGCGTTTGCGTAATGTTTCCAATCGTGATCTTGACTCACGTTTGCGCCAGATAAATGCCGAACAACACGCCATATTACCGAAATCGGTGCGCAGAGATAAAAATACGTCGTTGAAACGACGTAGTTTGCGGCGAAAAAAACCGATAATCTCTAAGCGCATGCGCAAAAAGGCGCGACAGGAGGCCCACAAAAAGGCAATGCTTGCTGAGCGTGAAGCCGACGCTTCAATCCTTGAGGATGATCCTAAGGAATTTGTGAAACCCGATATAAGAATCGTGGAAAAAACTAAACACGGCAAGTGTGCAATCGAGAGCAGGCGCGTAAATAAAGATCGCAACAGCAAagaattcaatataaaaattccaACACCACAAAAGGAAAAACGCGAATCGCTAACAAAAACGAAAGGCGACTGCGTAGAGAGCATTAGCGCCGACAAAGTTGCAGCAATTGATGATACAGTCGATGGTACAGCAAACGCAGAGCCTGCAGTGCAAACTGCCGACAACGCAACCGTGCATGCGTCGGAAGAGCACAAAGAGCAGGAGCGCGATCGTCGTACAGCAAATATTGCTTGCCTACTAGATACACCTTTTAAAGCGCCAACGTTAATGGATGAAATCCCGCCAACACCGGGTAAACCGGTGCACTCCCTAGACACGCCTGCGGCCAAGCTACGCTCTGTTGATGATGATATGCAACTTTCGTCGTCATATCTCTTTGGTTCGCTGACAAAAAGCGAATTAAATACACCACAACTGAGTGCAATAACGCCCGGTTTGCGCTTTACACCCTACGGCTCCAGTCGCGATGTGACACCACGCAGTGCAACAGCACCAACGGATTATTCCTCTGGTGGTTCGTACTATAAGCCTGATGAATCGGAAGATTTAGATCgcaattttgagaaaattttaaaagactCAGCACAAAAGCAACGGCAGGCAGAGGAGGAGAGAGTAAAACTGCTGGAACAGCATTTAAATGCAGAGGAGGTAAAAAGTGCGCTCTTTGAGGAACCAAGATCAACATTGGTTGACGGTACAGAGCAAGCGAAAACGGAAGCAGAGGAAATATGTGTTGAAATACCAGCTGAGAAATTGCGAGTGGAACCAATAGTATTGAAACGCGTTAAATCATTTGGCGCCGAAGGCACAGAGCATACCGAAACGACCTCAAACATCGATCCACACTATACGCTCGTTTCCGAATTGCCAGAAATTTGCGCCGAAGGAGAGTCGTCCGATTCCTCCAGCACAATTTCTACGTCGTCCTCATCATCAACGAACAGTACAACAAGCAGCTCGAGTTCTTCATCGAATTCCAGTACCACAACGGACGAGGAGCAGGCAGCAAAGCATGAAAAAGAAACACCGAAAAAAACTGCTGACATGTCCCTATCACTAGATAATCTCTCTACTATAAGTAGTACAGAGGATGAAGAATGGCAGAAGTTGGCTGTCACAGAGGAAGAGAACTCACAGTTGGTAAGCAATGATGGTGAAGTACGTTACCCGGTACGTAGTTGGCTGACACCGAGTAAAGTCGATTCGCAAGCAGTCGTCGAGACACACGAGCAAGCGCCAGCGACGACGATTAAGTTAACTGTACCATTGAAATCGGCCGAGAAAAAGAATCGTTTGGAGGATGACTTACAACAAAAACGTGAACGCATGATGGAGAAGCTGAAGCAAGATGCCAAACAGCGACGCGTTAAACAACCGTTAGCTACAGCGGCACAAGCATTTGAGAAGAGCGCAGCGCTGATTGCGAGCCGCAAGCTTACGGCGATGAGGGAAAAAGCAAAGATTCTACCGGCGAAAGCGACAATGCTGCCAACTAATTTAGAGGCAAGTCAAACCAAAATAGCGGTGGAAGTACAGGAGAAACGTACAATGGAAGTACTAACAGCACTGCAGCTCTCCGCCAAGAAACAAGTCCTACAGCAAACGGATATTGACGCTGGCAAAGTGCCAGTGCGCAAACCGACCGCAGTGCCACCAATGGCCTCGCTGGACGACAATGCAACAACTACGCTCTTCACACAAGCGCCGACTACAGCTGCGTACGAGTTGACGGAGAAAACCGAACGCCTACCCTTAAAGACGCTCATTTCGAAAGTGAAGGCCAAACAAAGACAGTGTGTCAAAATTGAGGCGCTGCCATCTTTGAAACGGACATGTACAACAAGTGTGGGACGCAAGAAAATTGTGCGCAAACCGCTTGGCTTCAAGGGCACTAATGCACCCGAAACTGTTTTCGAGCCTGGCCAGTTGGAGGAAGTCAAAACACCGCATAAAGCAACGACGAAAAGCGTGGCGGAGAAGGATGGTAATGGTGAAAAAGATGCTGTTGTTAGTCCTGTGCCaagaataagaataaaaacaCCGACGGGGTTAACTGCCGACAGACCGAGTACATTACGTGTTTCGCCTCGTTTGCTTGGCAACAAAAAGAGTAGATTGAAGGATGGTAATGCGTACGAGAAAAAAGATGGCAAAGACGATGCATCGGGGGAAACCATAGAAACCGCCAAACACAAGAAACCACTGAAAGCTGCGTCCAAGTCCAAGGCGGCAACCACGGCTAAAAGGTTGTTAGCGACTGCTTTTAAAAAGTCACCAGTACGCactagaataacgaaaaataaaaagacaGCGCCGACAGAAGTATTAGAAGCCAAATTAACAGTGGAAGAGCAAAAGCAAGACGAGGATAAGGTTAGAGACGAACAACCGAGTGAGAAGAGCGTTTTGCAAAAGCCTATAGGACAGGAGATATTACCGGTTGAGCATGCGAAATCTGATAAGTCTGACAGtaacgaaaaaattgaaaatccaaAACCCGAAAAGAAAAAAGATACTGAGAAAAAGGAAAAGGAGTCACAACAGTTGGGTAAACTGACGAAAGCATCTAAAGCGCCCACGGAAGCGACTAAAAGGAACAAAGAAGtagaaaaaactaaacaaacagTTATGCCTTCGGCAGCTGAAACGAAATTCGAGAAACCAACGTCGAAAGACGCAACTGTTACGGCACAGAAAAGAAAACCCAAAGATAAAATAGAAACAGCAGCTGCTGCAGATGATAAAGAAGACATGACGAAACAAAAATCTGCAGCGACATTCAGCAGCAAAATTATAATTGATGCGAGCATATCGaataaaaataccaaaacaCAAGAAGCTACTCAAGAATTACAGACACAAAAAGATACCAATGGTGAAGGACAAGAATCAAATGTTGACAAACCCGATTTAAAGATAAAAGATCAAGCAATTGCGAAGGACAATTTGACAAAAGAAAGTGAAGCTGCGGAGATAGCGCCAAAGGAGGTGTTAGCTCAAGCGGTTCACCAGAGCAAAATCTTGCCGACATCAACCACAAATATGGAGAGTGAAGCTCTTGACACTGCCGAAACCTCCGAAGAAGATCCATTAGAGCATTGCGAATTAACGTCTGTTACGGAAGAGGATCCGGTACGTTTTATATCAGTTATCTATGACGGACCTGTTGGTGCGCCAGCAAATCCCTTGCCAAGACgagattttacaaattttaaaatggtcGTCGCCTTCGATGAGGAGGAGAAACACATATGGCGCATCAGCAACGAAGTGGTATTGTTCAATGCATCGCCCGCATCGCAACAAATACGTAACATTCCGAAGAAACGTAAAGTGCGCATAAATACATGCGACACTGATAATGATAACATCACCACTGTAGGTGTAGTGCATagcacgacaacaacaacaacagcacagcaGGCAACCACCTCAACTGTTAGCAGCAGTGAAGAGCGCAATCAAAAGGATAATAGTTCGAATGAAGCGAAACCAGTGGCAACGTCCACACCCATATCTGCGCCAGCCACGAGCAGTACACAAGACCCACGTAGGCGGACGAC CAGAATAACAAGAAATGCTGTCGCTGGTACGGAAGTGGCGAGTGGTTCAACTGTGTCGGCGCCACCAGCACAAGCAGCAACAACGAGTTCTGCTGGTCCTACAGATGTTCTGGAAATAGATGACATTGAATCACTCCTCTCGCGTTTGCATGGGAAAGAAAACTAA